The region GTACCCGCTTTGCCAATACCCCCTTAGAGCACCAAACCTTTTTTCTTGCAGACCCCTTCCACAACTTGATTGAAATCAAACACTACCGCCACCCAGAAGCTATTTTTGGTCTGCGGGATTACCGTAAGATTGGGGATACTCCCCTCGTTTCTGCACCGCAACCGTGAGTCATCTGATTCTCTACAGCAAACCCGGCTGTCACCTCTGTGAAGGACTGCAAGAAAAGCTGGCCACCCTCAAGGAATTTACCCTTGAGGTACGGGACATCACCCGCCGTGAAGATTGGTGGCAGGCCTACCAGTACGAGATTCCTGTCCTCTACCTAGGAATTGGGGCGCAAGTGATTCCTGTGCCGCGACTTTCCCCCCGTGCCTCGGTGGCGCACATTCGTCAACGCCTCCAGGAATTGGCCAAGGGAACTGGATCAGCAGCAGCCAATTAAGGGGCATAATCGGCATAGCAAAACCAAGAAGGAACTCACGCATGGTGAATCTGGGAGCGATGCTCTTTCGTGGCCGTGGTGTTAAGCTCTCGCAGCAGTTTGCGGTCATTGGCCTAGGACGGTTTGGCCGCGGGGTGTGTGAAACCCTGCATGGGATGGGCTATGAGGTACTTGGCAGTGATAATCAGGAGCGCCTAGTGAATCAAGTCCTCCAAGATCACATTGTGGATCATGCGATTCAATTGGATGCCACCGATCCCCAAGCCCTGAAGGAGGCAGGAATTTTTGAGTTTGAAACGGTGATTGTGGCCATTGGTAATCACTTAGATGCCAGTATTATTACCACACTCAACCTCAAGGAAGCCGGCGTTCCCAAGGTGATTGCTAAGGCCTCATCGGAAGTTCACAAGAAATTGTTAGAGCGGGTAGGAGCTGACCGGGTTGTCTTTCCAGAATACGAGGCAGGTTGTGAACTGGCGCGATCGCTCACTCGACCCGCGATTTTAGACTGCCTTAACCTCGATCCGCAAAAGAGTATTGTGGAAGTGAAAGTCCCCGAAGCATTTCACGGCCGTACCGTTGCCGAAGTGGAACTCCGCAGTCGCTATGGCTTGAACCTGATTGCCCTGCGCTTTGATGATAAGTTTGAAATCAATCCCAGTCCGAGCCAGAAGCTGCATCAAGGGGACATCATGGTAGTGATTGGTGACAATAACGATATTGAGCGCTTTTTGCGTAGTCAGCACGTTCACTGAGATAAGACCCAGGTCTAGGCTGTTGAGCTTCCGTCACTGGTCGCCCCCCGCACGGGTATTGGCTATTTTTCTATGGATTCTTTGTATTAGCAGTTTGCAGCGATGGCATAGCCTGGCGATCGCTACCCTGCTAGTGGTGCTGCTCTACACCCTAAGCCACCTCCCCTGGAAGCGCCTGGGCAAACGTCTACGGCAGATGTGGCTCTTTTTTCTAGGGCTGTGGGCACTTTTGGCACTAACCCCGTGGCCAATGCCATTACTGCTCCCTTGGCGCTTGCTGCTGTGTCTGGCTCTGGGGGTGGTCTTGCTCGACACCCTCACCTTTAGCGAGTGGATGCGCGTCTGTCGCTGGTGGGGGCTACCGCCCCTGTTGGTGGATACCCTGGCATTGACCTATCGCTACCTTTTTGAGCTGGAGGCACAGCTGGCCCAAATGCGGCAGGCTCTGTTTCTGCGAGGATTTCAGTTGAGTTGGCGGCGTCTTCGCCCTTGGGGACAAGTGATTGGCAGCTTTCTAATTCGCGCCGAAGAACGATCCCAGCAGATTTACCTAGCAATGCGGCTACGGGGCTATGGGCAAGGTCTCCAGCGTCGTCCCCAATTTTCTGAGGGCGCACCGTGGAGTTGGGGGCTAACGCTGATTGCTGCCGTAGGGGCAGGGCTGTTGGCAACCTATGACACCCTTGGGGAAATTCAACTGCCTTTTTGGGGTGAATAGCTAATGGTGGAAACAGTGATACATTAACATATTAACATTTGTAAACGGTTGCCCCTTTGAGATTGCCCCTATGAAACCCAAGAACGCGCTTTTCGTTGCGGAGCAGGTGTGCCTCATTGGCCATATTGCGGCGATGGCCTTTGGCTTAGCGGGGTTGCTCCTCGTCGTGCCTCATCCTGAGTTTATTCTGGCATTGCCCGTGTGGGGTCAGCAACTTTTTCAATGGAGTATGGAGAGTGGGGGCGTAGTTTATATTGTCCTAGGTGCGCTGGCGATCGCCCTTCATACCTACCGCAACTTTGGCCTTGCCAAACTCCTTAGCTTTTTACTGCCAGCCGTAGGCATTTCCCTCACCAGTGAACTGTTGGGGACGAGTACCGGCTTTCCCTTTGGCCATTACGGTTACCTCAGTGGCTTGGGCTACAAAATTGCTGGGTTGGTGCCCTTCACAATTCCCCTGTCCTGGTTTTATATGGGGCTCGTCACGTTTCTTTTGGCCTATAGTGGCTTCATTAGTCGTCCCCTGCGGGAAGGCAAAGGCGCGGGGTTGGGGGCAGCTTTGATCACGGTAGGATTGGGAGCGCTCTTTTTAACGGCCTGGGATTTTGTCCTTGATCCGGCCATGAGTCAAACCACCATTCCTTTTTGGCAATTTCAGGAGGTTGGCGAGTTCTTTGGTATGCCCTACCGCAATATTCTGGGCTGGACGGGCACAGGAGCCGTATTTATGGGACTGGCGATGATCACGTGGTGGCCAAAGCCAATGGTCGTCAACCGTGGGCAACTGATTACCCCCTTGGTGGTGTATCTGGTAAATTTCGCCTTTGGAGCAATAATTACGCTCACATCCTTGGATCAGCGCTTTTGGATTCCGGCAACGTTGGGATTTGTGTTGGGGGTCGTGCCGGTCACGGCCCTGTGGTGGTTTGCTGAAGCCCCCCTAGAGAAAGTTCAGGGGGTCAACATCAATACTGAGGCGGGTTGAGCGGGGACATTCCGCCTTGAGATGGATCAGGGCTTGGCTGAGTCCACAAGTTTGCAGTGATTGGCCCTTGAGTAAAATTTGCCAGCGGTAGCGGCCAGCAATTTTGGCGATCGCGGCGGGGGCAGGGCCAAGGACTTCCCAGTCTCCCTGAGAAACCGCATCTAACCTCTGGAGGTGCTGGGCGATCGCCTGTGCCGTTGCGGCCACGTCCTCAGGATCGGGACTACTCAAGCGCAGCAGGACCAGTTGGGCATAGGGGGGATAGCCCAAGGGGGCGCGGCTACTTAGCTCCCGGGTAGCAAAGCTGTCCCAGTCATAGGCTTTGACTGCTGTAATCACTGGATGATCCGGCACATAGGTTTGGAGAATGACCTGACCGGGATGGGCCCCTCGGCCCGATCGCCCCGCCACTTGGGTGAGAATTTGAAACGTGCGTTCTGCCGCCTGATAATCGGGCAAGTGCAGGAGACTATCGGCAGCCAAAATTCCCACGAGGGCAACCTGGGGCAGATCAATTCCCTTAGTCAGCATTTGCGTCCCCACCATCACATCGGCTTCGCCGGCTGCAAATTGCGTCAATAACTGGCGATGGGCACCCTTGCGTTGGGTGGTATCACTGTCAAAGCGCAGGACTCGCAACTGGGGAAAGAGGCGATTCAGTTCCCTCACTACCCGCTGCGTTCCGCCACCGAAGGGCTTGAGATAGGGGGAGCCACAACTAGGACAGCGCTGCGGCACCCTCTGAGTGTAGTTGCAGTAATGACAGCGCAGCACTTCCATCTCTTCGCCAAAGAGGTGCCCAGTAAGAGACACACTGCAATGGGGACAGTAGATCACTGTGCCACAACTGCGACAGGAGACAAACGTGCTGTGACCCCGCCGCGGCACAAAGAGAATCGCCTGCTGTCCCTGCAGATTCTCCAGCGCTTCTTGCAGCGGACGACTGAGCATCGAACGGTTGCCCCGGTGCAATTCTTGGCGCATATCCACGATCGTGATGGGGGGTAAGGGGGCGGCATGAATGCGCTGCGGTAGGGAAAGGAGGTGAATCTGTCCCTCCTGGGCAGCCTGCCAAGTGCTGAGGGCAGGGGTGGCGGTTCCCAAAATCAGGGGACACTGTTGCTGGCGCGATCGCCATTGGGCAACGGTGCGGGCATGGTAGCAGGGCTGAGGTTGATCCTGTTTGTAGCCGCTGTCGTGCTCTTCATCGAGAATGATCAAACCCAAGCCCACTAAAGGCAGTAGTACCGCCGAGCGCGTGCCAATGATCACTCGCGGCTCCGGCATCAAAGTCAATCGCCAAGTATCGTAGCGCTCTCCCTCACTGAGACCGCTGTGATAAACCAACAGGCGTTCACCAAAGCGGGCTCGCACTCGATCCGTGAGTTGGGGTGTTAAGCCAATCTCGGGCACCAGCAACAGGGCCGATCGCCCCCGCCCTAGACACTGAGCAATGACTTGTAGATAAACTTCCGTTTTGCCCGAGCCCGTGACGCCGTGTAGGAGAAAGGTTTGGGCGCAGTCTAGGTGTTTTGAAATGACGTGCAGGGCAGTGGCTTGGGCCGGCGTCAGCGTTTTTGGCCGATCGGGTGTCACCGCTATCCCCTGTTCAGTGCGGCAGTGCTGCTGCTGCACAATGGCAATGTATCCCTTGGCAGCGAGGCGGTGGAGGGTTTGGGGGGTCGTGCCCGTGGCCTTGAGCACCTCCTGGAGCCAGCAATCGCGACCCTGTTGCTGCAAGTAGCGGAGGATTTGGCGCTGCCGCTGTGTTAAGGTCTTCCCTTCACTATTGAGGAGTACCACCGCCTGTTGCCGTTTTGGCTGCTGACTGGCGGCGGCCGCTAAGTAGGTTTCCACTAAGCCAAGGCGTTCCAGTTCTTTGAGGGCCCGCTGAACCTTGGGCAGCTGTTGCTGGAGGTAGCGCACACTGTAGTCCCCACTGCCTTTGGTCTGGAGAAAGCGCAGTAGATGTTGCCCTTGTTCCGAAAGGGGGGGAATTCCCTGGGGTGGCCGCAGGCGTACCCGCCGTTGCGATCGCCCCAAAACCCCCGGCGGCAACGCAGTGCGTACCACTTGGATCAAAGGCGTGCAGTAGTAGGTGGCAATCTGCTCTAACAGGGCCCAATAGTCCTTGGGAAAAAGCTGCTGGTCAACCACCTCAAGGAGCGATCGCAACCCCTGGGGATCGACCGATGGCGGCAATACCGCCAACACCTCTAGGACAATCCCCCGCACCACCTGAGAGCCAAAGGGCACTTCCACCACGTCCCCTCCCTGCACCCGCCAACCCCTAGGAATTTGGTAGGTATAGGCTGCGGTTGCCCCCGGACAGTCCACAAGCACACTGGCGAAGGCAGGGCCTTCATCGTATTCTGCGCTGGAGACCTCCGCCTTCAGGCAGGGGAGGAAGGCGCGGCCGCCGTTGAGTTGTTGCATGTTACAAACTCCTTTAGTAAAACCCAAAGGATGAAGTTGCGTTGACTGTGACCTTAACGCGGCCATCAACATTTTGGCGGCCGGGCAGGCCGTGACCGCACGTGGAGATGGTGCTAGACCTGTTCAAGCTTCGGCTTGTTCGGGCGACTGTCGGTGAAGCGTGAACCATCCTGATGCCTCTGGTGTCAGGAATCCGCCGCCTTGAGGCGAGGGAAGATGTCAAGGCGACTATATCACCTCCTCGGGTCGTGGTTGATCCCGAGGGGCATCGTCTCAACTGTCGCTGCTTGGAGAAGCTGCCGCAGGCCTGGTAGGCGCCCCAGGTCTTGCTGGCCAGTGGTGCGCCGCTTTGCCAAGGGGACAGTCCTAGGAACAAGTATCACAGCCGCCGGCTTTGCCCCGATCAGGGATCGTCGGGGTTGCCTTGGCTAAGGTGTTGGAGCGCCTTTGCTTGATGGGAGTAAGCCGCCAATTGATTCGTCCGCACTGAGAATTCGGTTGTTTGTTGAAGAGGACATGGGAAAATAGGAAAAACTGCTCCTCACCTCAAATTCTCCATGACCGGTCTTTACGAAGCAGAAACGATCGCGATCGCCCGGCAACTGTGGGCGGCCAGCCAAGAGTCCCGCAACTTTTTTAGCCAACTGCGGGAGCAAATGCGCATTGAAGATAAGCTCCTCGGCTGGGCCATGGAACATCCGGGTCTACGGGTACAACTCTTTCGCCTCATTGACTGTCTGCCCAGTCTGCGCAGTCAAACCGAGGTGGCACGCCACCTGCAGGAGTACCTCAGTGATCCCAGTGTGGAGTTGCCGCCCGGGCTGAAAAAACTCTTGAACTTTGCCCAGCCGGATTCCCTGCCGGCCCAAGCAGCGGCAACCACCTTCACAACAGCAGTGCAAGCCCTGGCCCACAAGTACATTGCCGGTGAAACCACCGAGCAGGTGCTAAAAACCATTGGCCGTCTGCGCAAGCAGGGCATGCTGGTGACGATGGATATTCTTGGGGAAGCGGTGATTACGGAGGCAGAGGCACAGCAGTATTGCGATCGCTACCTTGACTTGATGGAGCACCTCAGTCCCTTGGGCCAACGGGAGGGCGTGAATCCAGTCCAGGTCTCCGTAAAGCTGACGGCCTTTTACTCCCAGTTTGATCCTTTGGATGTTTCTGGCTGCCGTGCCAAGGTGGGAGAGCCGATTCGCCGGCTGTTGCATCGTGCCCAAGAATTGGGGGTGGCAGTGCACTTTGATATGGAGCAGTATGCCTACAAAGACATTACCTTGGCGATCCTCAAGGATATTTTGCTAGAGCCAGAGTTTCGCGATCGCGCCGATATTGGGCTAACACTGCAGGCCTATTTGCGGGATAGCTACCAAGATGCCCAAGACCTCATTACTTGGGTACAACAGCGGGGCACCCCCATCACTGTGCGGGTGGTCAAGGGCGCCTACTGGGATCAGGAACTCATTAAGGCAGTGCAACATCATTGGCCGTTGCCCGTCTATCAACACAAACAGAACACGGATGCCAACTTTGAGCGCATCATTGAACTGCTCCTGAGTCACCATACGGTGTTGCGCACAGCGATCGCGAGCCATAATGTGCGTTCCCAAGCGCGGGCGATCGCAATTGCTCAACGGCAGCACATTCCGCCCACGGCCATGGAATGCCAAGTTCTCTACGGCATGGCCGATAAACTGGCCAAGGCATTGGTGGAGGCAGGGCAAACGGTGCGGGTCTATTGTCCCTATGGCGATCTCATTCCGGGGATGGCCTACCTGATTCGGCGACTCCTGGAAAATACCGCCAATAGTTCCTTTTTACGCCAACAGTTGGGGGCTGTGGCCATCGAGGAATTACTGGCCCCACCGGAACCAACGGCGGACTTTGAAGCCGTGAACGTTCATCTGACCACGGGCAAGACTTCAACCTTTGTCAATGCTGCCAATAGTGACTATGCCCGAGCCAGCCAGCGGGAAGCCATTCAAGCGGCCTTAATCCATGTCCATCGCCAACTGGGGCAAACCTATACTCCCATCATCAATGGCGATCGCGTCAATCCCCGCGAATACAGTGAGTCCCTGAACCCTTCGCAGCCGGAGGAAATCGTCGGTCGGGTTGGCTTGGCCACCATTGAGGATGCCGAGCATGCGATCCGGGCTGCCAAAGCCGCTCAAGCCCAATGGCAACAGACCTCCGTGGCTGAACGGGCAACCCTGCTCCGGCGGGCAGCAGACCTCCTAGAGGCACAGCGCCATGAACTGGTGGCTTGGATGTGCTACGAAGTGGGCAAGGTGGTGGCAGAAGGGGATGCCGAAGTCTCCGAAGCCGTTGATTTTTGCCGCTACTACGCCGATGAAATGGAGCGCCTCAGCAGCGGCTATGACCGCAACTTTCCCGGTGAAACCAACCATTACCACTACCAAGGGCGGGGCCTTGCGGTTGTGATTTCTCCTTGGAACTTTCCCTTGGCGATTCCCACCGGTATGACCGCGGCCGCCCTAGTGACAGGTAACTGCACGATTCTCAAACCTGCGGATCCCGCCGCCGTCGTTGCTGCCAAACTAGCGGAGATCCTGATGGCCGCCGGTTTTCCGCCGGGGGTGTTTCAGTTTCTCCCCGGACGTGGCTCCGTGATTGGCCCCTATTTAACCCAACATCCCGATGTACATCTCATCGCCTTTACTGGCTCCCAAGAGGTGGGTTGCCGCATTATTGCTGAGGCAGCAGTGTTACAGCGGGGACAAAGCCACATCAAGCGGGTGATTGCCGAGATGGGGGGCAAAAACGCCATCATCATTGACGAAAGTGCCGACTTAGATCAGGCAGTGGCGGGGGTTGTGCAGTCCGCCTTTGGCTACAGCGGCCAAAAATGCTCCGCCTGTTCGCGGGTGATTGTCCTTGAGTCCATCTACAAACCCTTTGTGGAGCGCTTAGTGGCGGCCACCCAGTCCCTGAATATTGGGCCAGCCCACTTGCCCAGTACCCGTGTCGGACCGGTGGTGACAGCCGCTGCCCGCGATCGCATTCAGGAATACATTGCCAAAGGACAGCAAGAGGCGGAACTCCTCTTGAGCGTACCGGTACCGGAGATGGGCTATTTTGTCTCGCCCACGATCTTTACCAACGTGCCCCCCACGGCCACGATCGCCCAAGAGGAAATTTTTGGCCCGGTGCTGGCCGTCCTACGGGCAGAAACCTTCACCCAAGCCCTTGCAATTGCCAATGCCACCGCCTATGCCCTGACAGGGGGGCTGTATTCGCGGACGCCCTCCCATATTCAGCAGGCCAAAGCCCAATTTGCTGTAGGGAACCTGTACATCAATCGGGGGATTACAGGGGCGATCGTGGATCGGCAGCCCTTTGGCGGCTTTAAGCTGTCGGGGATTGGCTCCAAAGCCGGTGGACGCGATTACCTGCTGCAATTCCTTGAACCGCGGGTCATTACCGAGAATGTCCAACGTCAAGGGTTTGCCCCCATTGCCGGAGTCGATGATTGATGCCAAAAGGGACTCAGCTATTGGCCGCCCTTCAGGAGCGCATCAGGGCAGCGGGCGCCATTTCCTTCTGTGAGTTTATGGCCTTGGCGCTCTATGCACCCCAGTGGGGCTATTACAATCGTCCCCAACTGCAAATTGGTCGGCGCGGCGACTTTATCACCTCCAGCAGTCTCACGAGGGATTTTGCGGAACTGCTCACTGAGGCTTTTGTGCAGATGTGGCATGCCTTGGAGCGACCGCAGCGATTTACTCTCCTAGAGATGGGTGCCGGTGAAGGCCAATTTGCTGAGGGGGTCTTGGGCTATAGCCAAGCCACCTATCCCGATTTCTTTGCCGCCCTTGAGTACCAAATTCAAGAGCCATCCCCCAGTTTACGGGAACGGCAACGGCAACGCTTGGCACCGTGGGGCGATCGCCTGCGCTGGCGAGACTTGGACACCGCCTGTGAACCCATTGTTGGCTGCATCTTTAGCAATGAGCTGGTAGATGCCTTTCCCGTCCATCGGCTGCAATGGCAGGGGGATAATTGGCAGGAAATTTATGTCAGCCTCAATGCCCAGGGAGCGTTTCAGGAGGTCTTGGGTCCCCTCAGCGACGATCGCATTCACGAGTACTTTGCCACCGTTGGCATTGATCCGCAGCAGCAGGGCTACAGCGACGGCTACCGTACTGAGGTTAATTTGAACCTGATCCCATGGCTCAAGGATCTAAGTGAGCACCTAAAGCGGGGCTTTGTTCTTACCATTGACTATGGTTATCCCGCCCAGCAATACTATCATCCCGCCCGCTGTGAGGGCACGTTGCAGTGCTACTACCAACACCGCTGCCACAACAATCCTTACTGCTTTGTTGGCGAGCAGGACATTACGGCCCATGTGGATGTGACGGCTTTGACATGCTATGGTGAGCAATTTGGTCTTGCAACCCTCTATGTCACCCGCCAGAGTTTATTTCTCATGGCTTTGGGCCTAGGCGATCGCCTAGTGGCACAACAACAGAGTAATGGCAATCTCCTGCAAGCCCTCAACCGCCATCAAGCCCTCCACCAACTCATTGATCCCCTTGGCCTCGGGGGCTTTTACGTCGTTCTCCAAGGGAAGCAAGCCCGCCTCAATCTACCGCAACTCGAGGAAGCGGTTCAGGGATTCGCTCAATGACTCAGAGCCACATCCCGCTGGGGAACTGGCAAAACCGACCGGTAGTACTGCTCTAGTTGCTGCGTGGCTGCCGCCCAGCTCCAGCGTTCCGCTTCTTGGCGAGCATTTTGGCGTAGGGTCTCGCGATCGTCCGGAGAGTCAAAGAGGCGCTGACAAGCGGTAATGGCTCCTGTAGGGTCTGCTGGATCAAACAAAAACCCATTCACCCCATCAGTGACAATATCGGGAATTCCCCCACTATTGGCAGCCACCACAGGACAGCCCGCTGCCATTGCTTCTAAGAGAACCAAGCCAAGGGTTTCCGTGCGCGAGGGAAAGATAAAGACATCGGCAGAGGCAAAGGCCCCTGCTAAGCGTTCACCTCGCAGGTAGCCGACAAAATGGGTGGGTGTCCCAGCAAAGTGTTTTTCCAGGGCCTCGCGATGGGGGCCATTGCCCACTAGAGCCAGCCGTGCCTGGGGAATCTGCTCCAGAATTGGCTTAATTTGCTCAATTTCCTTTTCAGCAGAGAGACGACCGACGTAGAGCAGCAAGGGGGCTTCTGGGTGCCCTTGGCTGAGAAAATGGCGCATTTCTTGACTTTGGCGTTGCGGATGAAACAATTCCACATCCACCCCCCGCTGCCAGAGATCCAGATGGCGGATCCCATGGGCTTTAAGCTCTGCCACCATGGCCGTTGAAGTACAGAGGTTGAGTTGGGCGCAGTTATGACCCCAGCGCAAGAGGAACCAGAGAAGCTCCTCCAGAAAACCCAAGCCATAGTACTTCAGATATTGGGGCAAGTGGGTGTGGTAAGAGGCTACCAAGGGCAATTGGAATTTCTGCGCATAGTACAGACCGGCCAAGCCCAAGACAGCTGGGTTGGCCACATGGATCAGATCGGGTTCAAAGGCCGCTAGGGCTTTGCCAATGGCGGGTCGCGGCAGGGCTAATTTGAGTTCAGGATACAATGGGAGGGGAAAACCGGAGACACCATAGATGCGCGCGCCTTCGTAATGGTCTAACCCACCGTCGGGAGCCACCACGAGCACCTGATGGCCATTCCGTTGCAGATGTCGGACAGTTTGACATAAACGGGTAACGATGCCATCAATTTTGGGCAGAAATGTCTCGGTAAATAGTGCGATCCGCATTTCGCTAACCTGAATGGGAGGGGGATTTTTCCCATTCTCAAATCAGGGGGGTCTTGATGCAACCCATCGGGGCGAAAAAATTCCTTGAATTCAGGAGGGCTAAACTGTGGCAAAAGCAGAGCTATTGATGGCGATCGCTGGCCTGAATCGAGGCATTTTAGCCACACCGCGCGATCGCAAACAGGTGGCTGCCCTTGCCGCGTCCCTTGAAGGCATGAATCCCACTTTGGAGCCCCTGAATGCCCCTGAAAAACTAGCTGGGGATTGGCGACTGATCTACACTAGCAGTCAGGCGCTTCTTGCCTTAGATCGCTCTCCCCTCGTGAAGCTGGGGCAAATTTATCAGTGCATTCGTCCGCAGCAGCAGCGCATCTACAATATTGCTGAACTCTATGGGTTGCCCTTCCTGGAGGGGATTATCAGTGTGTTGGCGCGGTTCGAACCCCTGACCCAACAGCGGGTACAGGTGTACTTTGAACGCTCCATTGTTGGCCTGCGCCAGTGGCTGAATTACTACTCCCCCTCCCAATTCATTCCCCAACTCGACAGCCGTCAGCCGCTGCTGGCCCTAGATGTGTCCCTCAACAGCAATGATCAACAGGGCTGGCTTGACATTACCTACCTCGATGAAGATTTGCGCATTAGCCGCGGCAATGAAGGCAGCCTCTTTGTCTTGACCCGGGTTTAGTCCCGATTCCCTGTACCCTTAGACTAAGGAAGATTGGCACCATTCTCCCATCCCCTGCAATGGAAACACAGCCTCCCAAGCAACTTAGTTTTCCATGGAATCCAACTATCTCTGAGCCTCTGACGGAAAGCTCACTGGTGACTGATGCAGAGGGCGAAAATAGCCAAC is a window of Thermosynechococcus vestitus BP-1 DNA encoding:
- a CDS encoding PAP/fibrillin family protein; translation: MAKAELLMAIAGLNRGILATPRDRKQVAALAASLEGMNPTLEPLNAPEKLAGDWRLIYTSSQALLALDRSPLVKLGQIYQCIRPQQQRIYNIAELYGLPFLEGIISVLARFEPLTQQRVQVYFERSIVGLRQWLNYYSPSQFIPQLDSRQPLLALDVSLNSNDQQGWLDITYLDEDLRISRGNEGSLFVLTRV